Part of the Capsicum annuum cultivar UCD-10X-F1 chromosome 12, UCD10Xv1.1, whole genome shotgun sequence genome is shown below.
GGCTTTCTGCATTGTACCTAAAGCACTAATTGTCGGATAGTCAGCTCAGCTCGAAGATGGAGAATTCCATTGATGAAGTATAAACTATCTTCAGCAGTAAAAGCAGTCCAAGGTATGCCAAACAAATTCCTGTATCCAACAGCCTTGCCACCCGTGAATGTGTAATTCCCCTTGTATTTGCTCACATATTCCTCAGTTGGCTTTGTCCGAGCTGCAAACTCATAATCCACTGCAAATGACACTGCCCCCTTCTCTTGCATGCCTAGAAACAACCCGAAGCAATGGAACGCACTCTGTTGATCCATGTTACAATGAGCTGATAGGAAAAAACcctgtccacccaaatggaaagCCTGCGAGTAAACTCTACCAGAAGGAAAGAGATTATTGCATTCGTCCCGTTTTAAATCTAGGTAAACAATACATTGCTGACGAGGCAGTTCAAACTCAACAACTTTAACTGGTCTATACTTGTAAGCACGCTCCACAAAACGATGGTGTGATGCATTGCCCTCCTCAGCAGCAAGAGAACGCTGACGGTATGGTGCTTCAGCTTTGAAAAATAAAGCCTCCAGGACATCCTTGGAAGCTAGTTCAGGATCAAAATCATTACAAGTTAGAACTTTCTTCAGCTTCCTGCATGTCATGTATGGAAAACGAATGAGGCGACAAAGATTTGAGCTAAATATTTCACGCCGTTGCTCCAAGTTTGGGTAATGGATACGAGCCCACTTTAACACAAAGTCATAGACAGCATCCTCTGAAGCAACCAGAAGATTGTCATTGGAGAGAACAGCCTCAATCCCTGCAAGAGGCAAGTTCAACACCTCTTCTTGGAACCTGGCAAGGAATTTAGGATAAAAGTTCAGATGACAAACCATAAAAAAACCATATATAAGGAGTGAACAAGTTTCTGATATATAGGTCAAATCGAAAGCATTCCGAAATCTGATACTAGAAGCCCTTTATTGATGGGCAAGATTGGAGGTCCTTTATTTCACTAGTTAGAAATGAAACAAACAGGAAAATATTAACAGCTAATTTATAAAGCCCGAAATGGGCAATAAAATGAAGTGTTAGCGAAAAGCACAGTCATCCTGAAATAAGCACTAGCTCGTGATACAGAAGACCGTTGAAACTGATGAAAAAACTTATTTCCAAGAAAACAATAGTAAGCCTCGAtttcaatcaataaaaaaaaCCATTTTTTGGAAGAGCTCTTACTTGGTGATATCCTTGAAACGCGCAGCAAGAAACTGTTTTGCAGCATCTGTCAGTGGCAGAACTGCATCAGCCATTAAAACACTAGAAGGAAGATCCAAATATAGCAAAGCTGATTCACATGTCATGGGAAGATTCCGCAGTAAACGGCTGCAGTGTCTCATGCATGATGCGACCTCAAATTTGTCAGCAGCCATAAGCACATCAAGCAATGCACTAGGTGTTATCGTAGACAATGTATTGCTATACATGAAATTTAGCAAGTCCATGAAGGCGGCTTCTTCTGCAAAAAAAGATCAACAAAGGTGGATGTGAAAAGAAGAAAATTTGTGATCTAAAAACTATGTTCACTAGTTAAAGTAACTATATAAAGAATCTCCTTTAAATATGCTTAGAAAGCAAAACAAGCAGTAGTGCTTAGAGCATGTTATTAACTTTGAAAACATACGAGTAGACAATCAATGCCTCACACCAATACTTCTACGAGTATCAAACACGATTCTTGTTCTGGTGCccaattcttctatattttagaatgaTTCATCAAGACAGATAAAAAAGTGGATACATTTAGAATATAcctttctatatttatttatttttcttttttaacattTCTACTTTTAGCCCTTAATGATATGTCCGAAAAGAATTGACATGGCTTTCAAGACTAGTAGATACTATAGGTACTTTAGGGATGTTATGTATTTAACTTATGTGTCAaaagtttttctttcttaaactacAAGTCAATGAAATCCCATCTGATAAATTCAAAGGAGGGAGTATAAGAATCACCTTCATCAAAACCTATTCTAACAATTAAAACAACCCAAAAAACTCAATTTTCATTTAAGGTTTAATTAATATTGCTCTCTAATTGCACATCCTAATCATCACACACTTGTACTTGAAATGTCAAATCAAGTGCACAAGAGGTGGCTAGTCTCTATAAGTAGGAATACAGCACaacatgctttttttttttcctttttttggggttaaggtggggggggggggggggttttgtTAAGTAACACAGAACACGATATAGTAGAGTTTACAAGCAATTCCAAGCTTTCTAGCCTGAACAAATGAAGTATGAGATAGCTAATAGACACATTTAAAGCTCAGACAATACAACTGTATCCAAATTCTGACATGGACATCATCAGGTTAATATTACTACTAAATGAGGACAACTTTCTAATGAAAAGGACAATACAATGAAATGAGAACATACAAAACCACAACTAAAAATCTTAATGCTAACCTGAGGCATGGATTTGTACAGTAACATGCCGCTGCTCTGACTCTCTCATGCCGTTGGAGAATAGCTatgaagaaaacaaaaacaagtCAAAAAATGAGCAATCAAGAGTTCCTGATTAAGCTATAAGTCTATAACACGGTATTAAAGACTCCTAACCTTGTAAAAGAATGGACTTTTTGCAGCCAAAATAGGAGAACTGATGTGTATACTTCTAATTTGAAGCCCAGTTGCAGAGTCCATGCTTGTGGACGAGTCAGTGCTCTTAGAAGCTTCGCCATCACCTTTAAAATGCCGTAAGCTTGtctcaaaaggaaaaagaacagagaaagagaaaaagaaccACACAATGATAAAGGAACTTATGTTTCACATGCCGTTACATTGTAACAAAACTCAAATTTCAGATTATGCACACAAAGATGTCACCAGATTGCCTAGAAGAGTGATAGCCATGTTAGAATATCTCTTAGATTCTCATTTATCAGAATCTCATGTTAAACTGTTAGAATATTTAAATAGCAatacaccaccaacaacatacccagtgaatcccacaaagtgaggtctagggaggtagagtgtacacagaccttatACCTCTTGGATGTAGAGATATTGTTTCCGGAAAGACCCCTTACTCAAGTGAAACAAATCAAAGTAGTAATGGAAAGGAAAAAGAACAATAGGAGAAAACATGACAACTAATAGGAAAGCAGTGCAATGCGAAGCAACATACAAGGAActttaacatcaacaacatagTGCGATCACCTAAACTTAGTAAACATCTGATGATACACCAAAGGCCAAGAACTACATTAAATAGCAATAAAATAATGGAAATGAGATAATTTGGTCCACGGTGGGGAAGTGCATAGGTAGGTACCAGGGTGATTAGCGGTCTGTGCAATGCTAGATGGAGATTCCTCAGCCATTGCAACAGCTTCCTCATCTTGGTTCTCATAGGCAAGAACATCTTCTGTGTCCAACATATTACAATTCAAAACCTCCTCTTCACGTTGTGTGAGCACGTCCACATCTGAATGGTTTATGAGATGAGCATCCACTAGAGagaaataacaacaacataaccaATGCAACCCCATAAGTGAGCTCTGGGGAGGGTAGATTGTACGCAAACATTACCCCTatctcgtggaggtagagagagTGTTTCGGAAAGACCCTTGGCTCAATCTCAAATGCATACTTGATAGCTGACAAGCTTAAGTATGATTTTGAACAACAAACAAGCTTAATTTTGCGGTAGAGGGAAAATTATACTCCCCCGGTCTCAATTTAAGAGTCTTAGTTTGGCATGGAATTTAAGAAATACAAGGAGACTTCTGAATCTTATcgtcttaaattaaagatgtgtTTAGTACTACAAATCTTGTGGTTTTATACTTGCCATGTAGAATGTAGGAATTGAAAACTTACTAAATATAAAAAGGAACTGTCCCATAAAGAAAAGTCAGTCAGTTAAATTGGTACAAAGAATGGTATTTACGGCCATATAAATTAAAAGGGCAGCCCAATGCACTAGAGCTCCCACTATGCACGAGGCCTAGGGAATTACCAGAGCACAAGGGTCAATAATACGCAGTCTTACCTTTGCATTTGTTTCCATAGCTTGAACCATAACCCCCTAGTCACATCGCAACAATTTTACTAATTACTCTAAGACTTCCCCTCTATAAATTCAAATTCTACATTTTGCATCTATGTAAAAGCCCAATCCTCACATGCATtaacaaaaagaagataaaaaataaaaataaaaaatcacgcATTTCTGTGTAAAAATAATAACccttaaaacaaaaaaatgcaaATTGAGcatcaaaataccaaaattacACGCatttaaaatcaacaaaaacccaaaattccaacaaaaaaatttaaaaccctAAATGGAATTATAGAAGTAACCATTTTCTTTGTTGATTTCTTCTCTCCTCCGCTTGCGTTTGCGGGCCCAATCAACGATACTAGAACAACCCTCACCGTCTGATTTGGAATCCGGAACAATCTGGACCATCAAAATCCGATCGGAGAAATTGCTGTCGTTGAAAGCGAAACCGAAATCGGATTCGGTATTCGGCCCGTAACCACGAGAGAAATCTGAGTCCATTTTCGCTTCGTTATGGTTGCGGGAATTTGTGAGgaggataataataatatatcaatattattATGGATATGATCAActtgtgttatttttttcttcaatgttTTGGGTAAAATAGTTTGGTGAACCTTATACTATGGATTTGTTATCATGTGAATACTCATCTTTGCATTCGATCCTTCAACTCAATAAAATTACTATTAGAATAAGACATGTATAGTCATGCCTGTATGAGTAAAcacattaaatttaaaaatatttttaaaaattaaaaaaataatattttttaaatatttaacatttttcagttttttaaatttaattttttttttttaaaaaggcccTCCCTTTCCCCAACCTCGTGCAGCACCCCACCCCCAACCCCACCATCCCATCCAGCACCCTCCCCATCCCCCACCTCGTTTCCCCCACCCTCTTCCCGTCCTTCACCCTCCCCCACCCCCACATCTTCTACCCTCCCCCAAgcaacacaaccaccaccacaacaaCATTCCCCCTTCACCCCCACCCTACTGCAGCATTACAAAACTCGATCAAGACC
Proteins encoded:
- the LOC107850972 gene encoding BTB/POZ domain-containing protein POB1: MDSDFSRGYGPNTESDFGFAFNDSNFSDRILMVQIVPDSKSDGEGCSSIVDWARKRKRRREEINKENDVDVLTQREEEVLNCNMLDTEDVLAYENQDEEAVAMAEESPSSIAQTANHPGDGEASKSTDSSTSMDSATGLQIRSIHISSPILAAKSPFFYKLFSNGMRESEQRHVTVQIHASEEAAFMDLLNFMYSNTLSTITPSALLDVLMAADKFEVASCMRHCSRLLRNLPMTCESALLYLDLPSSVLMADAVLPLTDAAKQFLAARFKDITKFQEEVLNLPLAGIEAVLSNDNLLVASEDAVYDFVLKWARIHYPNLEQRREIFSSNLCRLIRFPYMTCRKLKKVLTCNDFDPELASKDVLEALFFKAEAPYRQRSLAAEEGNASHHRFVERAYKYRPVKVVEFELPRQQCIVYLDLKRDECNNLFPSGRVYSQAFHLGGQGFFLSAHCNMDQQSAFHCFGLFLGMQEKGAVSFAVDYEFAARTKPTEEYVSKYKGNYTFTGGKAVGYRNLFGIPWTAFTAEDSLYFINGILHLRAELTIRQLVL